A single Clostridia bacterium DNA region contains:
- a CDS encoding gamma-glutamyl-gamma-aminobutyrate hydrolase family protein, whose product MVKPLIGLVPLIDYEKNSLWMIPGYMDGVRAAGGIPVILPLNADIEDMRAVMGAVHGFILTGGHDVSPELYDKRRSPICGETSKERDALEYALIGEALRLDKPILGICRGLQLMNVYFGGTLYQDIPSERPSKLTHQMKPPYDRRAHDVCIEKDSCLYRIAGESLIPVNSYHHQAIRELGSGLLPSAYAPDGIVEAIEKPDTRFMLAVQWHPELDFHKNEVSHKLFSALCEAARP is encoded by the coding sequence ATCGTGAAACCTCTCATCGGTCTTGTGCCGCTTATAGATTATGAAAAAAACAGCTTGTGGATGATACCGGGTTATATGGACGGCGTTAGAGCCGCAGGGGGAATACCCGTTATACTGCCCCTTAACGCCGACATAGAGGATATGCGTGCTGTTATGGGCGCCGTGCACGGATTTATCTTAACGGGCGGGCATGACGTGTCGCCAGAGCTTTATGATAAGCGCCGTTCCCCGATTTGCGGCGAAACGTCAAAAGAGCGCGACGCGCTTGAATATGCGCTAATAGGCGAGGCTTTGCGCCTTGACAAGCCGATACTCGGCATATGCCGCGGACTGCAGCTTATGAATGTATACTTCGGCGGCACGCTTTATCAGGACATACCTTCGGAGCGCCCGTCTAAGCTTACGCATCAGATGAAGCCGCCCTACGACAGACGCGCGCATGATGTTTGCATAGAAAAAGACTCTTGCCTTTACAGGATAGCGGGCGAAAGCCTTATCCCCGTAAACAGCTATCATCACCAGGCGATAAGGGAATTGGGCAGCGGGCTTTTGCCCTCAGCTTACGCGCCCGACGGCATAGTCGAAGCGATAGAAAAACCGGACACGCGTTTTATGCTAGCCGTTCAGTGGCATCCTGAGCTCGACTTTCATAAAAACGAGGTCTCGCATAAACTGTTTTCGGCGCTCTGTGAGGCGGCGCGGCCATAA
- the nifJ gene encoding pyruvate:ferredoxin (flavodoxin) oxidoreductase — MARAKKTMDGNTAAAWVSYPFSEVAAIFPITPSSVMAELTDEWAANGKKNLFGQEVKVVEMQSEGGAAGALHGSLASGALTTTYTASQGLLLMIPNLYKIAGEMLPAVLNVSARAIATHALSIFGDHSDVMACRQTGFALLCSNDAQEVMDLGAVAHLSAIKGRVPFIHFFDGFRTSHEISKIEVWDDEDLRDMLDFDAVDAFRKSSMNPERPILRGTAQNPDIFFQASEASNRFYAALPALVESYMNKVNAKIGTNYKLFNYYGAPDAKNVIVAMGSVCDTIEETVDYLNAKGEKVGLLKVRLYRPFSIEHFLKELPATVERIAVLDRTKEPGATGEPLFLDVCAAYAGKKDAPMIIAGRYGLGSKDTIPSHILSVYENLKAAEPKAKFTISIVDDVTNLSLPVTEDIDTAPEGTISCKFWGLGSDGTVGANKNSIKIIGDNTDMYAQAYFSYDSKKSGGITTSHLRFGKKPIKSTYLIDKADFVACHNQSYVYKYDMIGDIKPGGTFLLNTVWKESELDEKLPGEMKAYIANNNINFYIVDGVEIARELGLGNRINMVLQAAFFKLANIIPIDDAVKYMKAAVEKTYGAKGEKVVKMNCDAIDRGVSSAVKVNVPASWKNAKAEAAVKKDVPEFIEKILIPVNRLKGDKLPVSTFIGREDGHLEVGSSAYEKRGIAVDVPEWTPENCAQCNRCAMVCPHAAIRPIVYTADEAASAPEDTKYAPKFVGKGVDNFKFSIAVSPLDCTGCGNCANICPGNKGGKALVMKPIESQMPQQAAYDYAVKLPPKELPFARDTVKGSQFSQPLLEYSGACAGCGETPYAKLVTQLFGERAYIANATGCSSIWGGSAPSTPYTKNYEGRGPAWSNSLFEDNAEYGLGMYTGAEHIRARLTGVANALCDTCGDDNLKKLVSEWNASSGNSKASMDATAKLVAALEAYAPKNDTEKAQKEELLKDKEYMAKKSMWIFGGDGWAYDIGFGGLDHVIASGENVNILVFDTEVYSNTGGQSSKSTPRGAVAQFAAAGKANRKKDLAGIAMSYGNVYVASIAMGADYNQCVKALVEAESYEGPSIIIAYATCINHGMTAGMGFAQRETKAAVDSGYWFNFRYDPRKKAAGENPFMLDSKEPTKSYRDFIGSQVRYTSLVRNFPERAKVLFEYAEQDSKERYETLKKLAAQ, encoded by the coding sequence GTGGCGAGAGCTAAAAAAACCATGGACGGCAATACCGCGGCGGCGTGGGTGTCGTACCCGTTTTCTGAGGTTGCCGCAATTTTCCCCATCACCCCTTCATCAGTAATGGCAGAGCTTACCGATGAGTGGGCTGCAAACGGAAAGAAAAATTTATTCGGTCAGGAAGTTAAGGTCGTTGAGATGCAGTCGGAGGGCGGCGCTGCAGGCGCGCTGCACGGTTCGCTTGCATCGGGTGCGCTTACGACGACGTATACCGCTTCGCAGGGCCTGCTTCTTATGATACCGAATCTGTACAAAATAGCAGGCGAGATGCTCCCCGCCGTACTCAACGTATCGGCAAGAGCTATAGCAACTCATGCGCTCTCCATTTTCGGCGACCATTCGGACGTTATGGCCTGCCGTCAGACGGGCTTTGCACTGCTTTGCTCAAACGACGCTCAGGAGGTCATGGACCTCGGCGCCGTTGCTCACCTTTCGGCTATAAAGGGCCGCGTGCCGTTCATTCATTTCTTTGACGGCTTCAGAACGTCTCATGAAATATCGAAGATAGAAGTTTGGGACGACGAGGATCTTAGAGATATGCTCGACTTTGATGCAGTTGACGCATTCAGAAAGTCTTCGATGAACCCCGAACGCCCGATACTCAGAGGCACTGCGCAGAACCCCGATATATTCTTCCAGGCAAGCGAGGCGTCCAACCGCTTCTATGCCGCTCTTCCCGCGCTCGTTGAGTCCTACATGAACAAGGTGAACGCAAAGATCGGCACTAACTACAAGCTGTTCAACTACTACGGCGCGCCCGACGCAAAGAACGTTATCGTTGCTATGGGTTCCGTATGCGATACGATAGAAGAGACCGTTGATTATCTGAACGCAAAGGGCGAAAAAGTCGGCCTTCTCAAGGTAAGACTTTACAGACCGTTCTCCATTGAGCATTTCTTAAAGGAGCTCCCCGCTACCGTTGAGAGGATCGCGGTTTTAGACAGAACGAAGGAGCCCGGCGCAACGGGCGAGCCCTTATTCCTCGACGTATGCGCTGCATACGCAGGCAAGAAGGACGCTCCCATGATCATCGCCGGACGTTACGGTTTAGGCTCGAAGGATACCATTCCTTCGCATATTTTAAGCGTATATGAGAACTTAAAGGCAGCCGAGCCCAAGGCGAAGTTCACTATCTCCATCGTGGACGACGTTACGAATCTTTCGCTCCCCGTTACCGAGGATATAGACACCGCTCCCGAGGGCACGATCTCCTGCAAGTTCTGGGGACTCGGCTCCGACGGTACCGTTGGCGCAAACAAGAACTCCATAAAGATAATCGGCGACAATACCGATATGTACGCTCAGGCATACTTCTCCTACGACTCGAAGAAGTCGGGCGGTATCACCACGTCGCATCTTCGTTTCGGCAAAAAGCCGATAAAGTCCACGTACCTTATCGACAAGGCCGACTTCGTTGCATGCCACAACCAGAGCTACGTATATAAGTACGACATGATAGGCGACATTAAGCCCGGCGGAACCTTCCTTTTAAACACCGTTTGGAAGGAAAGCGAGCTTGACGAAAAGCTCCCCGGAGAGATGAAGGCTTATATCGCTAACAACAACATAAACTTCTACATCGTTGACGGTGTTGAAATAGCAAGAGAGCTCGGTCTTGGCAACCGCATAAACATGGTGCTTCAGGCTGCATTCTTCAAGCTTGCAAACATAATCCCGATCGACGACGCAGTTAAATATATGAAGGCTGCAGTTGAAAAGACCTACGGCGCAAAGGGCGAGAAGGTCGTAAAGATGAACTGCGACGCTATAGACCGCGGCGTATCGAGCGCTGTTAAGGTAAACGTTCCCGCGTCGTGGAAGAACGCAAAGGCAGAGGCTGCAGTAAAGAAGGACGTTCCCGAATTTATCGAGAAGATACTTATCCCCGTAAACAGATTAAAGGGCGACAAGCTCCCCGTATCCACGTTCATTGGACGTGAGGACGGTCATCTCGAAGTGGGCAGCTCGGCATACGAGAAGCGCGGCATCGCCGTTGACGTTCCCGAGTGGACACCTGAAAACTGCGCACAGTGCAACCGCTGCGCTATGGTTTGTCCGCACGCGGCTATCCGTCCGATAGTTTACACCGCAGACGAGGCAGCGTCGGCTCCCGAAGATACGAAGTACGCTCCGAAGTTCGTCGGCAAGGGCGTTGATAACTTCAAGTTCTCCATCGCCGTTTCTCCGCTCGACTGCACCGGATGCGGCAACTGCGCAAACATCTGCCCCGGCAACAAGGGCGGCAAGGCGCTTGTTATGAAGCCCATCGAAAGCCAGATGCCTCAGCAGGCAGCTTACGACTACGCAGTAAAGCTTCCGCCTAAGGAGCTTCCGTTTGCAAGAGACACCGTTAAGGGTTCGCAGTTCTCGCAGCCGCTGCTCGAATACTCCGGCGCATGCGCAGGCTGCGGCGAAACGCCTTACGCTAAGCTTGTAACTCAGCTCTTCGGTGAGAGAGCATATATCGCCAACGCTACCGGATGCTCGTCCATCTGGGGCGGTTCGGCTCCCTCCACTCCGTACACTAAAAATTACGAAGGACGCGGTCCCGCATGGTCCAACTCTCTCTTTGAGGATAACGCTGAATACGGTCTCGGCATGTACACCGGCGCAGAGCATATCCGCGCTCGTCTTACGGGCGTTGCTAACGCGCTTTGTGATACCTGCGGCGACGACAACTTAAAGAAGCTCGTTTCCGAGTGGAACGCTTCATCGGGCAACAGCAAGGCTTCCATGGATGCAACGGCTAAGCTCGTTGCGGCTTTAGAGGCTTACGCTCCCAAGAACGACACCGAAAAGGCTCAGAAGGAAGAGCTCTTAAAGGATAAGGAATACATGGCTAAGAAGTCCATGTGGATATTCGGCGGCGACGGCTGGGCATACGATATCGGCTTCGGCGGTCTCGACCATGTTATCGCATCCGGCGAGAACGTAAACATTCTCGTATTCGATACCGAGGTTTACTCCAACACCGGCGGCCAGTCCTCGAAGTCCACGCCGAGAGGCGCAGTTGCTCAGTTTGCTGCTGCCGGCAAGGCTAACAGAAAGAAGGACCTTGCAGGTATAGCAATGTCCTACGGCAACGTATACGTGGCTTCCATCGCTATGGGCGCTGATTACAACCAGTGCGTAAAGGCTTTGGTTGAGGCTGAAAGCTACGAAGGCCCCTCCATCATCATTGCATATGCAACGTGCATCAACCACGGTATGACCGCAGGCATGGGCTTTGCACAGCGTGAGACGAAGGCGGCTGTTGACTCCGGATACTGGTTCAACTTCCGTTACGATCCGAGAAAGAAGGCGGCAGGCGAGAATCCGTTCATGCTCGATTCCAAGGAGCCCACGAAGTCGTACCGCGACTTTATCGGTTCGCAGGTTCGTTATACTTCGCTCGTGAGAAACTTCCCCGAGCGCGCAAAGGTGCTCTTCGAGTATGCTGAGCAGGATTCCAAGGAGCGTTACGAGACTTTAAAGAAGCTTGCAGCGCAGTAA
- the rpsT gene encoding 30S ribosomal protein S20: MPNIKSAKKRVLVAKKKTLQNQILKSNLKTTLKKFDATVADGNIDAIHEAYRGTVKKIDQSVTKGILHKNTAARKKSQLAAKVNAATANS, translated from the coding sequence TTGCCTAACATTAAGTCAGCCAAGAAGAGAGTTTTAGTTGCCAAAAAGAAGACGCTCCAGAATCAGATCCTCAAATCTAATCTCAAGACTACGCTCAAAAAGTTTGATGCAACTGTTGCCGATGGCAACATTGATGCAATACATGAAGCTTACAGAGGCACGGTCAAGAAGATCGACCAGTCTGTTACGAAGGGTATTCTCCACAAGAATACGGCTGCAAGAAAGAAGTCTCAGTTAGCCGCAAAGGTTAATGCCGCAACTGCAAATTCGTAA
- a CDS encoding leucine-rich repeat domain-containing protein, whose translation MKKRILGMALVICLLAAFIPVTAHAASGTCGDNLSWELDADGVLTISGTGDMKEIYDYGQAEWNAVKGDIKALVVKGGVTSIANYAFWDCQNLTQVSLPQSLVSIGKASFLYCENISSLKLPPNVESIGDWAFVHCKSMREIHIPKSVATIGETVFEGCEALEDIYYGGSGSEWGTITWGSDDRYPEGIRIHYDAASGTVTDEDGKLSGTCGESLSWVLDASGVLTISGTGDMTDFEDEMSMPWFGAADRIQHVKIEPGVTGVGNYAFTYCYYIEDIEFSPDLVRIGDYAFEACVSVRELSLPASIQHIGTDAFMKCHFSSITVGEGCTAYQSQSDTLFNSDKTTLILYATRKDAASYNIPEGVKTVANGAFFAAYDLKSVTIPDGVRAIGQQAFQDCRGLTEIRLPHSLKTIGYWAFYDCTSVKDVYYDGTRSDWDKVQLEAGDTSFVGKRMHFNDNTTGEGTAFFEIGEAVGEGTCGPDLYWQKDSSGTLLIYGTGSTYDFRRTGVYNVGDDDFFPTWIFQSPPTRRVVISSGVTGIGRCAFTDVPDIIKKSFHVYLGYVTDIYYEGTEEEWLAFADNISDAYNEYLDGATVHTNIQIRYAGDEPAPAAEISEPAVEGGTVTFTVSVTEDAGAWFAVYDQSGRVIDVEYRPLTVDEENELTFTKDDENASRFCLFVLGDGFIPLCSGSAGDF comes from the coding sequence ATGAAGAAAAGGATTCTTGGCATGGCGCTTGTCATCTGCCTTTTGGCGGCGTTCATCCCCGTAACGGCACACGCCGCAAGCGGCACGTGCGGCGATAACTTAAGCTGGGAGCTTGACGCCGACGGCGTTCTTACGATCTCTGGCACGGGCGACATGAAGGAGATCTACGACTACGGTCAGGCCGAGTGGAACGCTGTAAAAGGCGATATAAAGGCCCTCGTCGTGAAGGGAGGGGTCACGTCGATTGCAAATTACGCGTTCTGGGACTGTCAGAATCTGACCCAGGTGAGCCTTCCGCAAAGTCTCGTTTCCATAGGAAAGGCCTCGTTTCTGTACTGCGAGAATATAAGCTCGCTCAAGCTGCCGCCCAACGTGGAGAGTATCGGGGACTGGGCATTCGTACATTGCAAATCGATGCGCGAAATACATATACCAAAGTCGGTCGCGACGATAGGCGAGACTGTCTTTGAGGGCTGCGAGGCGCTGGAGGATATATATTACGGCGGCTCCGGAAGTGAGTGGGGCACCATAACGTGGGGCAGCGACGACCGTTATCCCGAGGGCATACGTATTCATTACGACGCGGCGTCCGGTACGGTTACGGATGAAGACGGAAAGCTTTCCGGCACCTGCGGTGAAAGCTTAAGCTGGGTGCTTGACGCCTCCGGCGTTCTTACAATCTCCGGCACGGGCGACATGACGGACTTCGAGGACGAAATGTCAATGCCCTGGTTTGGTGCCGCAGACAGGATACAGCACGTAAAAATCGAGCCGGGAGTCACGGGCGTGGGCAATTATGCCTTTACGTACTGCTACTATATTGAGGACATTGAGTTTTCGCCCGATCTCGTAAGGATAGGCGATTATGCCTTCGAGGCCTGTGTTTCCGTGCGGGAGCTTTCCCTTCCCGCCTCAATTCAGCACATCGGCACGGACGCTTTTATGAAATGCCATTTTTCGTCCATAACCGTCGGGGAGGGCTGCACGGCCTACCAAAGCCAAAGCGACACGCTTTTTAACAGCGATAAGACGACACTGATTCTTTATGCCACCAGGAAGGACGCCGCGTCCTATAATATACCCGAGGGCGTAAAGACCGTTGCGAACGGCGCGTTTTTCGCCGCCTACGACTTAAAAAGCGTGACCATCCCGGACGGCGTGCGCGCCATCGGGCAGCAGGCGTTTCAGGACTGCCGGGGACTTACCGAGATCCGCCTGCCCCATAGTCTTAAAACGATAGGCTACTGGGCGTTTTACGACTGCACCTCCGTTAAGGACGTATACTACGACGGAACGCGGTCCGATTGGGACAAGGTACAGCTCGAAGCGGGCGACACGTCGTTCGTGGGAAAGAGAATGCATTTCAACGACAACACGACCGGTGAGGGAACGGCATTTTTTGAGATAGGAGAAGCAGTTGGAGAAGGCACGTGCGGCCCCGACCTTTACTGGCAGAAGGACAGCTCCGGCACGCTCCTTATATACGGAACCGGCTCGACGTACGATTTCAGGCGGACGGGAGTGTATAACGTGGGTGACGACGATTTCTTCCCCACGTGGATATTCCAAAGCCCCCCGACCCGAAGAGTCGTTATAAGCTCCGGCGTGACGGGCATAGGAAGATGCGCGTTCACGGACGTTCCCGATATTATAAAAAAATCGTTCCACGTATACTTGGGATACGTAACGGATATCTATTATGAAGGCACCGAGGAGGAGTGGCTCGCGTTTGCCGACAACATTTCGGATGCATACAATGAATATCTTGACGGGGCAACGGTGCATACGAACATTCAGATCCGTTACGCGGGCGATGAGCCCGCACCTGCCGCTGAGATTTCCGAGCCTGCGGTTGAGGGCGGCACGGTCACCTTCACGGTGAGCGTTACAGAGGATGCGGGAGCGTGGTTTGCCGTGTATGACCAAAGCGGCAGAGTAATAGACGTGGAGTACAGGCCTTTGACCGTCGATGAAGAAAACGAGCTTACGTTTACCAAAGATGATGAGAATGCTTCGCGCTTTTGCCTGTTTGTGCTGGGAGACGGTTTTATCCCCCTGTGCAGTGGATCCGCCGGAGATTTTTAA
- a CDS encoding type II toxin-antitoxin system RelB/DinJ family antitoxin, translating into MAQATFSVRMDEALKKQFDELCQEFGMNASTAINVFARAVVRERRIPFEISSPVAEITRDGAMQAFRSLRAQAKTNGVSDMSLDEINDEINLSRKGREAKR; encoded by the coding sequence ATGGCACAGGCAACTTTCAGCGTCCGTATGGACGAAGCGTTGAAAAAGCAGTTCGACGAGCTTTGTCAGGAGTTCGGGATGAATGCTTCGACTGCGATAAACGTATTTGCGAGGGCGGTAGTAAGAGAGCGAAGGATCCCCTTTGAGATATCGTCTCCCGTCGCCGAAATAACGAGAGACGGGGCGATGCAGGCGTTTCGTTCTCTTAGGGCGCAGGCCAAGACAAACGGAGTTTCTGACATGTCATTGGACGAAATAAACGATGAAATTAATCTCTCCCGCAAAGGAAGGGAAGCAAAACGATGA
- a CDS encoding S-layer homology domain-containing protein, with protein MKKKIALILCFVLAFACMVPAMASYLQNTDLDHYKYMNVYKDGKDTYVKPDQPITRGELANVIFNLLNSNTKNVHIQNYTNFSDLSEDHEFFKQINFLVYRGFLTGYPDGTFRPDGVLTRAELAEVVVRTQKYVRNITTIKAPDIEGHWAMGAINTMIIRGFMKGYPDGTFKPDNILTRAEVAATMNRVYNRELDSSSILQNTRLINSITNQVVTPYDFKQIFPDLPVDHWAYDAMMEACVSHRIYWDDVGKREIWVQELYD; from the coding sequence ATGAAGAAAAAAATTGCGCTGATTTTATGTTTTGTATTAGCCTTTGCGTGTATGGTTCCGGCAATGGCGTCTTATTTGCAGAACACCGACCTTGATCATTATAAATATATGAATGTATATAAGGACGGCAAGGATACATACGTTAAGCCCGATCAGCCGATAACGCGCGGAGAATTGGCTAATGTTATTTTTAATCTGCTTAACAGCAATACGAAGAACGTGCATATTCAGAATTATACGAACTTCTCAGACCTGTCCGAGGATCACGAGTTTTTTAAGCAGATAAACTTCCTTGTATACAGAGGATTTCTTACCGGCTATCCCGACGGCACGTTTCGTCCCGACGGTGTGCTTACGCGCGCCGAGCTTGCGGAAGTAGTGGTTCGCACGCAGAAGTATGTAAGGAATATAACCACCATAAAGGCGCCCGACATTGAAGGACACTGGGCAATGGGCGCGATAAATACCATGATAATCCGCGGCTTTATGAAGGGCTATCCCGACGGCACATTCAAGCCCGACAATATACTTACGCGCGCCGAGGTCGCAGCAACGATGAACCGCGTATACAACAGAGAGCTTGATAGCTCGTCAATACTCCAGAACACGAGGCTTATAAATTCGATAACGAATCAAGTGGTAACGCCGTATGACTTCAAGCAGATATTCCCCGATCTGCCCGTGGATCACTGGGCATACGACGCTATGATGGAGGCCTGCGTTTCTCACCGCATTTACTGGGACGATGTGGGCAAGCGCGAGATATGGGTACAGGAGTTGTATGATTGA
- a CDS encoding putative toxin-antitoxin system toxin component, PIN family, with protein sequence MICYAVIDTNVLVSALLSSKEDAATVRVLERMLSGDIIPVYTNEMISEYCDVLTRKKFGFDADAVNYLIAAIEKYGIMVKPHTHDIVRTDMNDLPFYEAVLEKREDNAYLVTGNLKHFPHEPFVITAAQMIEILEAK encoded by the coding sequence ATGATTTGCTATGCGGTAATAGATACAAACGTTTTAGTTTCGGCTTTGCTGTCAAGCAAAGAAGATGCGGCGACCGTTCGCGTTTTGGAAAGAATGCTTTCCGGCGATATAATTCCTGTTTATACAAATGAAATGATTTCCGAATACTGCGATGTATTGACTCGCAAAAAATTCGGGTTCGATGCTGATGCGGTAAATTATCTGATTGCAGCAATAGAAAAGTACGGTATTATGGTCAAGCCGCATACGCATGATATCGTGCGTACAGACATGAATGATCTGCCTTTTTATGAAGCTGTTTTGGAAAAACGCGAGGATAACGCCTATCTTGTGACAGGGAATCTAAAGCATTTCCCGCATGAACCGTTTGTTATTACTGCCGCGCAAATGATAGAAATTTTGGAAGCAAAATAA
- a CDS encoding ferrous iron transport protein A, giving the protein MDKETFTLDALRVGEWAYVASVGSSGAMRRRLTDIGLVPGTRVVCVCAAPFGDPRAYVIHGAVAAVRACDAREVILSKTI; this is encoded by the coding sequence ATGGATAAAGAAACATTCACCCTTGACGCGCTTCGCGTCGGGGAATGGGCGTATGTGGCGTCGGTGGGCTCGTCGGGGGCCATGCGCCGCCGTCTTACGGATATAGGGCTCGTGCCGGGGACGCGGGTGGTCTGCGTATGCGCCGCGCCCTTCGGCGACCCTCGGGCATACGTCATACACGGCGCTGTCGCGGCCGTAAGGGCGTGCGACGCGCGGGAGGTGATATTATCGAAAACGATATGA
- a CDS encoding recombinase family protein gives MAVYGYVRVSTMEQNEDRQMTAMREQGISERQIYIDKQSGKDFDRKGYIKLLKRLKSGDLIYIKSIDRLGRNYEEIQHEWRVITKEKNADICVIDMPILDTRRGKDLLGTFVSDIVLQVLSFAAENERENILRRQAEGIAEAKARGVRFGRPRRELPPNFFDVYMRWKEKEMTLDEAARMCFMARSTFYERAKEYEE, from the coding sequence ATGGCGGTTTACGGTTACGTGAGGGTGAGCACCATGGAACAAAACGAGGACAGGCAGATGACGGCCATGCGGGAACAAGGGATAAGCGAGAGACAAATATATATCGATAAGCAGAGCGGAAAGGATTTTGACAGAAAAGGTTATATCAAGCTGTTAAAAAGACTTAAAAGCGGCGATCTTATCTATATTAAGAGCATCGACAGACTGGGGCGCAATTATGAAGAGATACAGCATGAATGGCGCGTTATAACAAAGGAGAAGAACGCGGACATCTGCGTAATAGACATGCCCATACTCGACACGCGGCGGGGAAAAGACCTGCTCGGAACTTTTGTAAGCGATATCGTATTGCAGGTCCTTTCGTTTGCGGCTGAAAACGAGCGCGAGAATATACTGCGGCGCCAGGCGGAGGGCATAGCCGAGGCAAAGGCTCGCGGAGTGCGCTTCGGCAGACCCAGGCGTGAGCTTCCGCCGAATTTTTTTGATGTATATATGCGCTGGAAAGAAAAAGAGATGACCCTTGACGAAGCGGCGCGCATGTGCTTTATGGCGCGATCGACGTTTTATGAGCGCGCGAAGGAATATGAAGAATGA
- a CDS encoding YifB family Mg chelatase-like AAA ATPase: MPSNVLSLALSGIDAIKINVEIDTANAIPAFEIVGLPDAAVKESRERVKLALRNSRLYFPIARLTANLAPGGVKKEGPIYDLPIAVGIMLLEGRIDASAVFKAAFVGELSLDGRVCRIDGVLPMTIGAMKMGIERLFVPYENMREASAVSGIEVYGVKNLNELYAHLLGQEKISPAESVPFEISDPSEILGDFSEVRGQESVKRGLEIACSGFHNVLMIGSPGSGKSMLAKRIPTIMPPITFEEAIDVTQVYSVAGMLSENSPMVNIRPFRSPHHTISPVGLSGGGKIPHPGEVSLAHHGVLFLDELPEFQKNALEILRQPLEDGKVTITRVGGTITYPCDFMLVCAMNPCRCGYLGHPTRKCTCSELSVTKYLSKISGPLLDRIDLHLETTPVPYEALSSREAAETSKQVLERVNRAREIQKERFKGASTQFNGRLTSSQIREFCRLGEKENEVMKNAFERLSLSARAHDKILRVSRTIADLDGKPDIEVKHILEAISYRSLDRKYFSGM; encoded by the coding sequence ATGCCTTCAAATGTTTTGAGTCTTGCCTTAAGCGGCATTGACGCGATAAAAATAAATGTTGAGATCGATACAGCAAACGCAATACCGGCCTTTGAGATAGTTGGACTGCCGGATGCAGCCGTGAAGGAGTCGAGAGAAAGAGTCAAGCTTGCGCTGAGAAACAGCAGGCTCTATTTCCCGATAGCAAGGCTTACGGCAAACCTTGCTCCGGGAGGAGTAAAGAAGGAGGGCCCTATATACGATCTGCCCATAGCCGTAGGTATAATGCTGCTTGAGGGACGCATTGACGCCTCCGCCGTTTTTAAGGCGGCCTTTGTGGGCGAGCTTTCGCTCGACGGCAGAGTCTGCCGCATAGACGGCGTGCTCCCCATGACGATAGGCGCAATGAAGATGGGGATAGAACGCCTTTTTGTGCCGTATGAGAATATGCGCGAGGCATCGGCCGTTTCGGGCATAGAAGTTTACGGCGTGAAAAACTTAAACGAGCTGTACGCGCATCTTCTCGGGCAGGAAAAGATATCTCCCGCCGAGTCCGTACCTTTTGAAATAAGCGATCCGTCGGAGATCTTGGGCGACTTTTCGGAGGTGAGGGGACAGGAAAGCGTAAAGCGCGGCCTTGAAATAGCGTGTTCGGGCTTTCACAATGTGCTTATGATAGGTTCGCCGGGAAGCGGCAAAAGCATGCTTGCAAAGCGCATACCTACTATAATGCCGCCGATAACCTTCGAGGAGGCGATAGACGTAACTCAGGTATATTCCGTCGCGGGGATGCTGTCGGAAAATTCTCCGATGGTAAATATAAGGCCGTTTCGTTCGCCTCATCACACGATCTCCCCCGTGGGACTTTCGGGAGGCGGTAAGATACCGCATCCGGGAGAAGTTTCGCTTGCTCATCACGGCGTATTGTTTTTGGACGAGCTGCCCGAATTTCAAAAAAACGCGCTGGAGATACTCCGCCAGCCGCTGGAGGACGGAAAGGTGACGATAACGCGCGTCGGCGGTACGATAACGTATCCGTGCGACTTTATGCTGGTATGCGCGATGAATCCGTGCAGATGCGGATACCTAGGTCATCCCACCCGAAAATGCACGTGCTCGGAGCTTTCCGTAACGAAGTATCTTTCAAAGATATCGGGTCCGCTTTTGGACAGGATAGATCTTCATCTTGAAACGACTCCCGTGCCTTACGAGGCGCTTTCGTCAAGAGAAGCGGCCGAAACTTCAAAGCAGGTCTTGGAGCGGGTAAACCGCGCAAGAGAGATACAAAAGGAGCGCTTCAAGGGCGCCTCCACGCAGTTCAACGGCAGGCTTACATCCTCGCAGATACGCGAATTCTGCCGCCTTGGCGAAAAAGAGAACGAGGTGATGAAGAACGCCTTCGAGCGTCTCTCTCTTTCGGCGCGCGCCCATGACAAGATACTGCGCGTTTCAAGGACGATAGCCGACCTTGACGGCAAGCCCGATATAGAAGTCAAGCACATACTTGAAGCCATTTCCTACAGAAGCCTTGACAGAAAATATTTCTCCGGAATGTAA